The Mesorhizobium koreense genome includes a window with the following:
- a CDS encoding NAD-dependent epimerase/dehydratase family protein: MKVLVTGHQGYIGSVMVPILLAAGHDVTGLDSNLYERCTFSRGGRIADVPAIRKDVRDVTWRDLAGFDAVIHLAALSNDPLGNLNPDITYEINHQASVRIAREAKYAGVARFLLASSCSNYGVSEEGLIDEEGELNPVTAYGRSKVLSERDIAKLADGNFCPVYFRPATAYGVSPRLRFDIVLNNLVAWAVAEKLIFLKSDGSPWRPIVHIEDISRAFLAGLTAPAELVWNEAFNVGSTEHNYRIRDIAQIVTEVVPDCKLTFASDAGPDKRSYRVDFSKLARVLPEAKPRWDARAGAKQLYTAIKASGLTVEDFEGPHFQRIAHIRHLMKTGVLRSDLRHMEKASQKTGRMATVH, translated from the coding sequence ATGAAAGTGTTGGTCACGGGTCACCAGGGCTATATCGGCTCGGTAATGGTCCCGATATTGCTCGCAGCCGGGCACGATGTCACCGGGCTGGACAGCAATCTCTACGAGCGCTGCACGTTTTCCCGGGGTGGGCGGATCGCCGACGTGCCGGCGATCCGCAAGGATGTGCGGGACGTCACATGGCGCGATCTCGCCGGCTTCGACGCGGTCATCCATCTGGCGGCGCTTTCGAACGATCCGCTCGGCAACCTCAATCCGGACATCACTTACGAAATCAACCATCAGGCGAGCGTCAGGATCGCAAGAGAGGCCAAGTATGCAGGCGTCGCCCGCTTCCTCTTGGCGTCCTCGTGCAGCAATTACGGCGTCTCCGAGGAAGGCCTGATCGATGAGGAGGGCGAACTCAACCCCGTCACCGCCTATGGCCGTTCCAAGGTGCTTTCGGAACGCGACATCGCCAAGCTGGCCGACGGCAATTTCTGCCCGGTCTATTTCCGGCCGGCCACGGCCTATGGCGTCTCCCCGCGCCTGCGCTTCGACATCGTGCTGAACAATCTGGTGGCGTGGGCGGTCGCAGAGAAACTCATCTTCCTCAAATCCGACGGCAGCCCGTGGCGGCCGATCGTTCACATCGAGGATATATCGCGAGCCTTCCTGGCGGGCTTGACCGCGCCCGCCGAACTGGTCTGGAACGAGGCGTTCAACGTCGGTTCGACCGAGCACAATTACCGCATCCGAGATATCGCCCAGATCGTCACGGAGGTTGTACCGGACTGCAAGCTGACCTTCGCCAGCGATGCGGGGCCTGACAAGCGCTCCTACCGGGTCGACTTCTCCAAGCTGGCGCGCGTCCTGCCCGAGGCGAAGCCACGCTGGGACGCTCGCGCCGGCGCCAAACAGCTCTATACCGCCATCAAGGCATCGGGCCTGACGGTCGAAGATTTCGAGGGACCGCACTTCCAGCGCATCGCCCACATCCGGCATCTGATGAAGACGGGCGTGCTGCGAAGCGACCTGCGTCACATGGAAAAGGCCTCGCAGAAAACCGGCCGGATGGCGACGGTGCACTGA